Proteins co-encoded in one Bremerella sp. TYQ1 genomic window:
- a CDS encoding tetratricopeptide repeat protein has translation MMIMETRTYRPISWVATIPQFLIYAGLFALVYVLTRSMDYAVFLGIGATLCYSLGSRYVLTHHHRKGLRLLREGRPDDAIISFERQLDFFKRYDWIDRYRAIVMMSPAAMSYTEMALCNIAHCCVQLDQTDQAVTYYRQAMEANPENMLAKAALKELDERP, from the coding sequence ATGATGATCATGGAAACGCGGACCTACCGCCCTATCTCCTGGGTTGCCACCATTCCGCAGTTCCTAATCTATGCGGGACTATTCGCGTTGGTTTATGTTCTTACTCGAAGCATGGATTACGCCGTGTTCCTGGGAATTGGGGCAACATTGTGCTATTCGTTGGGATCGCGTTACGTATTAACGCACCACCACCGAAAGGGTTTGCGGTTGCTAAGAGAAGGTCGCCCCGACGATGCAATCATATCGTTCGAGCGGCAGCTCGACTTTTTCAAGAGGTACGATTGGATCGACCGCTATCGAGCCATTGTAATGATGTCGCCGGCGGCGATGTCGTACACAGAAATGGCTCTCTGCAATATTGCCCATTGCTGTGTGCAATTGGATCAAACCGACCAAGCGGTGACCTATTATCGACAGGCTATGGAAGCCAATCCAGAGAACATGTTGGCGAAGGCTGCTTTGAAAGAATTGGATGAACGGCCTTGA
- the clpP gene encoding ATP-dependent Clp endopeptidase proteolytic subunit ClpP, with protein MPLIPYVVEKSGREERVFDIYSRLLKDRIIFLGTGVNDEMANLIVAQMLFLQSEDPKADINLYVNSPGGSVSAGMAIYDTMQFVTCDVATYCIGQAASMGAVLLTAGAPGKRYALPNARVMIHQPLAGMQGTAEDILIHATEFKRIKRRMNEILLKHTGKPIDQIEADTDRDRFLSAEEAAEYGLIDKVVEHMPS; from the coding sequence ATGCCTCTGATTCCTTACGTGGTGGAAAAAAGTGGACGTGAAGAGCGCGTCTTCGATATCTATAGCCGGTTGCTGAAAGACCGAATCATCTTCCTCGGAACCGGCGTCAACGACGAAATGGCCAACCTGATCGTCGCCCAGATGCTGTTCTTGCAATCGGAAGATCCCAAAGCTGATATCAACCTGTACGTGAACAGCCCCGGTGGTAGCGTCAGTGCCGGTATGGCGATCTACGACACCATGCAGTTTGTGACTTGCGACGTGGCGACCTATTGCATCGGGCAAGCCGCTTCGATGGGTGCCGTTCTCCTAACCGCCGGTGCCCCAGGCAAACGTTACGCTTTGCCGAACGCACGCGTGATGATTCACCAGCCACTGGCCGGCATGCAAGGTACCGCTGAAGACATCCTCATTCACGCTACCGAGTTCAAGCGTATCAAGCGACGCATGAACGAAATCTTGCTCAAGCACACCGGTAAACCGATCGATCAGATCGAAGCCGACACCGACCGAGACCGCTTCCTCAGCGCCGAAGAAGCCGCCGAGTACGGTCTCATCGACAAAGTGGTTGAGCACATGCCTAGCTAG